One segment of Carcharodon carcharias isolate sCarCar2 chromosome 16, sCarCar2.pri, whole genome shotgun sequence DNA contains the following:
- the LOC121289388 gene encoding fizzy-related protein homolog isoform X1: MDQEYERRLLRQTHFQNVSENMLSLSTFKSQLHCCGSGATCRSDQPALSSRPVTSNSPATVPRKTGDRFIPTRASSNWSINFHTINENGKSPNQNRKTKEANSDNGKDGVAYAALLKNELLGAGIEKVSDPQTEDRRFQMPMQERRNLFRYALSTKRSTTESGNEISPYSLSPVSNKSQKLLRSPRKPTRKISKIPFKVLDAPELQDDFYLNLVDWSAANVLSVGLGACVYLWSACTSQVTRLCDLSIDGDSVTSVCWNERGNFVAVGTHKGYVQIWDAAAGKKLISLDGHSARVGALAWNADQLSSGSRDRLILQRDVRTPPLQMERRLQGHRQEVCGLKWSPDHQHLASGGNDNKLFVWNNSSLSPVQQYTEHLAAVKAIAWSPHQHGLLASGGGTADRCIRFWNTLTCQPLQCVDTGSQVCNLAWSKHANELVSTHGYSQNQILVWKYPSLTQVAKLTGHSYRVLYLAISPDGEAIVTGAGDETLRFWNVFSKTRSTKESKSVLNLFTRIR, from the exons CCTGCCTTGAGCTCACGACCCGTAACCTCAAATTCGCCAGCAACCGTTCCTCGCAAGACAGGTGACCGGTTTATCCCAACCAGAGCAAGTTCCAACTGGAGCATCAATTTTCATACTATAAAT GAAAATGGAAAGTCCCCCAACCAGAATCGAAAAACGAAGGAAGCAAATTCTGATAATGGGAAAG ATGGTGTAGCATATGCTGCCTTGCTGAAAAATGAGCTACTGGGAGCAGGCATTGAAAAAGTGAGTGATCCTCAGACTGAAGATCGGAGATTCCAGATGCCAATGCAGGAGCGACGGAATCTATTCAGA TATGCCTTGAGCACAAAGAGGTCAACTACTGAAAGTGGGAATGAGATTTCTCCATATTCATTGTCCCCCGTCAGCAATAAAAG TCAGAAGTTGTTACGGTCGCCACGGAAACCAACAAGAAAGATTTCAAAGATTCCGTTTAAAGTTCTGGATGCTCCGGAATTGCAGGATGATTTTTACCTCAATCTAGTGGATTGGTCAGCAGCAAATGTTCTAAGCGTTGGTCTCGGTGCTTGTGTTTACTTGTGGAGTGCATGTACCAGTCAG GTAACGAGGCTGTGTGACCTCTCCATAGATGGTGACTCTGTTACGTCTGTTTGTTGGAATGAaagg GGAAATTTTGTAGCAGTGGGTACCCACAAGGGAtacgtgcaaatctgggatgcgGCAGCGGGGAAGAAGCTGATCTCTCTCGATGGACATTCAGCAAGAGTTG GTGCTTTGGCCTGGAACGCTGATCAGCTGTCGTCAGGAAGTCGGGACCGTCTCATTCTACAGAGGGATgtgcgaacacccccacttcagATGGAGCGGAGATTGCAGGGCCACAGGCAGGAAGTCTGTGGTTTAAAGTGGTCTCCTGATCACCAGCACCTAGCTTCTGGGGGCAACGATAACAAG CTATTTGTATGGAACAATTCCAGTTTGAGCCCAGTCCAGCAATACACAGAACATTTAGCAGCGGTGAAGGCCATTGCCTGGTCCCCTCATCAGCACGGACTTCTGGCATCCGGAGGAGGCACTGCCGATCGCTGCATTCGTTTCTGGAACACACTGACCTGCCAGCCCCTGCAGTGCGTCGACACAGGCTCCCAAGTCTGCAATCTTGCCTGGTCTAAGCATGCAAATGAACTG GTTAGCACACACGGTTATTCCCAGAATCAGATTTTAGTGTGGAAATACCCATCCTTAACACAGGTTGCCAAATTGACGGGGCATTCGTATAGAGTGCTCTACCTG GCCATATCACCCGATGGAGAGGCAATTGTGACAGGAGCAGGAGATGAAACGTTGCGATTTTGGAATGTTTTCAGTAAAACCCGTTCCACTAAG GAATCCAAATCTGTCCTTAATCTTTTTACAAGGATACGGTAA
- the LOC121289388 gene encoding fizzy-related protein homolog isoform X2 → MDQEYERRLLRQTHFQNVSENMLSLPALSSRPVTSNSPATVPRKTGDRFIPTRASSNWSINFHTINENGKSPNQNRKTKEANSDNGKDGVAYAALLKNELLGAGIEKVSDPQTEDRRFQMPMQERRNLFRYALSTKRSTTESGNEISPYSLSPVSNKSQKLLRSPRKPTRKISKIPFKVLDAPELQDDFYLNLVDWSAANVLSVGLGACVYLWSACTSQVTRLCDLSIDGDSVTSVCWNERGNFVAVGTHKGYVQIWDAAAGKKLISLDGHSARVGALAWNADQLSSGSRDRLILQRDVRTPPLQMERRLQGHRQEVCGLKWSPDHQHLASGGNDNKLFVWNNSSLSPVQQYTEHLAAVKAIAWSPHQHGLLASGGGTADRCIRFWNTLTCQPLQCVDTGSQVCNLAWSKHANELVSTHGYSQNQILVWKYPSLTQVAKLTGHSYRVLYLAISPDGEAIVTGAGDETLRFWNVFSKTRSTKESKSVLNLFTRIR, encoded by the exons CCTGCCTTGAGCTCACGACCCGTAACCTCAAATTCGCCAGCAACCGTTCCTCGCAAGACAGGTGACCGGTTTATCCCAACCAGAGCAAGTTCCAACTGGAGCATCAATTTTCATACTATAAAT GAAAATGGAAAGTCCCCCAACCAGAATCGAAAAACGAAGGAAGCAAATTCTGATAATGGGAAAG ATGGTGTAGCATATGCTGCCTTGCTGAAAAATGAGCTACTGGGAGCAGGCATTGAAAAAGTGAGTGATCCTCAGACTGAAGATCGGAGATTCCAGATGCCAATGCAGGAGCGACGGAATCTATTCAGA TATGCCTTGAGCACAAAGAGGTCAACTACTGAAAGTGGGAATGAGATTTCTCCATATTCATTGTCCCCCGTCAGCAATAAAAG TCAGAAGTTGTTACGGTCGCCACGGAAACCAACAAGAAAGATTTCAAAGATTCCGTTTAAAGTTCTGGATGCTCCGGAATTGCAGGATGATTTTTACCTCAATCTAGTGGATTGGTCAGCAGCAAATGTTCTAAGCGTTGGTCTCGGTGCTTGTGTTTACTTGTGGAGTGCATGTACCAGTCAG GTAACGAGGCTGTGTGACCTCTCCATAGATGGTGACTCTGTTACGTCTGTTTGTTGGAATGAaagg GGAAATTTTGTAGCAGTGGGTACCCACAAGGGAtacgtgcaaatctgggatgcgGCAGCGGGGAAGAAGCTGATCTCTCTCGATGGACATTCAGCAAGAGTTG GTGCTTTGGCCTGGAACGCTGATCAGCTGTCGTCAGGAAGTCGGGACCGTCTCATTCTACAGAGGGATgtgcgaacacccccacttcagATGGAGCGGAGATTGCAGGGCCACAGGCAGGAAGTCTGTGGTTTAAAGTGGTCTCCTGATCACCAGCACCTAGCTTCTGGGGGCAACGATAACAAG CTATTTGTATGGAACAATTCCAGTTTGAGCCCAGTCCAGCAATACACAGAACATTTAGCAGCGGTGAAGGCCATTGCCTGGTCCCCTCATCAGCACGGACTTCTGGCATCCGGAGGAGGCACTGCCGATCGCTGCATTCGTTTCTGGAACACACTGACCTGCCAGCCCCTGCAGTGCGTCGACACAGGCTCCCAAGTCTGCAATCTTGCCTGGTCTAAGCATGCAAATGAACTG GTTAGCACACACGGTTATTCCCAGAATCAGATTTTAGTGTGGAAATACCCATCCTTAACACAGGTTGCCAAATTGACGGGGCATTCGTATAGAGTGCTCTACCTG GCCATATCACCCGATGGAGAGGCAATTGTGACAGGAGCAGGAGATGAAACGTTGCGATTTTGGAATGTTTTCAGTAAAACCCGTTCCACTAAG GAATCCAAATCTGTCCTTAATCTTTTTACAAGGATACGGTAA